Proteins encoded in a region of the Flammeovirga yaeyamensis genome:
- a CDS encoding nitroreductase family protein → MEEFIPYKHKELSEAEMLKVTQEYLEKISHRRSLREFSDKEVPREVIENIIQAAGAAPSGANKQPWMFCAVSNPEMKKKIRVAAEKEEYEGYHGRMSEEWLEDLKPFGTDWNKPFLEKAPWLIVVFKQVYEIDEMGVRHNNYYVNESVGLACGFLLHAIHEAGLVALTHTPSPMNFLAKELERPANERPFLLIPVGYPEKDALVPNIERKSLRQISQWY, encoded by the coding sequence GTGGAAGAATTCATACCATATAAACACAAGGAACTTTCAGAAGCAGAAATGCTTAAAGTGACACAAGAATATTTGGAGAAAATTTCTCATAGAAGATCATTAAGAGAATTTTCAGATAAAGAAGTTCCAAGAGAAGTAATAGAAAATATTATTCAGGCAGCAGGTGCAGCTCCATCAGGAGCAAATAAGCAGCCATGGATGTTTTGTGCTGTTTCCAATCCTGAAATGAAAAAGAAAATACGTGTAGCAGCAGAAAAAGAAGAATATGAAGGCTATCACGGACGTATGTCTGAAGAGTGGTTGGAAGATTTGAAGCCTTTTGGCACAGATTGGAATAAACCATTTCTAGAAAAAGCTCCTTGGTTAATTGTGGTCTTTAAACAGGTCTACGAAATAGATGAAATGGGGGTGAGACACAACAACTACTACGTGAATGAATCGGTAGGTTTAGCTTGCGGTTTCTTGCTTCATGCAATACATGAGGCAGGGTTAGTAGCATTAACTCACACACCTTCGCCAATGAACTTTCTTGCCAAAGAATTAGAAAGACCAGCCAATGAGCGACCTTTCTTATTGATCCCTGTTGGATACCCAGAGAAAGATGCCTTAGTGCCTAATATCGAAAGAAAATCACTTCGCCAAATTAGTCAGTGGTACTAA
- the rimM gene encoding ribosome maturation factor RimM (Essential for efficient processing of 16S rRNA), with the protein MLKEECFEFGKITKTHGLNGEVLIFGDVDDLTQYEGLDAVFIERRGNLVPYFLEYLSMHNNRFIAKFEDIETLEDAEALKDAQLYLPLAALPELEEGKFYYHDVVDFTIVDNNLGELGQIKKIYTNSAQDLIEMHYKGKEVLIPISDDIVIKADMEKKQLITNLPDGLIDIYMEE; encoded by the coding sequence ATGCTTAAAGAAGAGTGTTTTGAGTTTGGTAAGATTACTAAAACTCATGGTTTAAATGGAGAAGTATTGATCTTTGGTGATGTGGATGATTTAACTCAATACGAAGGGTTAGACGCTGTATTTATAGAAAGAAGAGGAAATCTAGTTCCTTACTTTTTAGAATACCTTTCGATGCATAACAATAGATTTATTGCCAAATTCGAAGATATAGAAACTCTTGAAGATGCTGAAGCATTAAAAGATGCTCAATTGTATCTTCCGTTAGCTGCTCTACCTGAATTAGAAGAAGGTAAGTTCTACTACCACGATGTAGTTGACTTTACTATCGTTGATAACAATCTAGGTGAACTTGGTCAGATCAAAAAGATCTACACCAATTCTGCACAAGATTTAATTGAAATGCATTACAAAGGGAAAGAAGTTCTTATCCCTATTAGTGATGATATTGTGATTAAAGCTGATATGGAAAAGAAACAATTGATCACCAATTTACCTGATGGTTTAATTGATATATACATGGAAGAATAA
- a CDS encoding exo-beta-N-acetylmuramidase NamZ family protein: MLNKYFYITLFLFFTLNIQAQTPYVKVGIEVLKDQNFKALEGKRVGLVTNPTGIDINFTSTIDILHQAANVNLTALYGPEHGARGDTDAGAHVDSYLDKTTGLNVFSLYGKTRKPTPKMLENVDVIVYDIQDIGVRSYTFISTLGLVMEAAAENGKEVIVLDRPNPLGGKKVEGNIVMEGYFSFVSQFPIPYIYGLTVGELAYMMNHEGWLKGGKKCKLKVIPMKGWKRSMRFQDTGRAWVPSSPHIPNVQTAELYPATGIIGELEASFIGIGYTLPFGVFASEWINGLKYAEALNALHLDGVHFRQITFTPYYKDKKGKKLYGVQVYITDYDKVRLSEIQFHALAVLKDLYPDKDLFAGKENRFNMFDKVCGTDLIRTNFTKNYLFDDVKPYWRKDEEAFRKKSAVYMMYR, from the coding sequence ATGCTAAATAAATATTTTTACATTACTCTATTTCTGTTTTTTACACTTAACATTCAAGCACAAACCCCATATGTAAAAGTGGGGATCGAAGTGCTGAAAGATCAAAATTTTAAAGCTTTAGAAGGCAAACGAGTTGGATTGGTTACTAACCCTACCGGTATCGATATAAATTTCACTTCTACAATTGATATTTTACATCAAGCAGCAAATGTAAACTTAACTGCTCTTTATGGTCCTGAACATGGAGCAAGAGGTGATACAGATGCGGGTGCTCACGTAGATAGTTATCTTGATAAAACCACAGGTTTAAATGTATTCTCTTTGTATGGAAAAACTCGAAAACCAACTCCTAAAATGCTCGAAAATGTAGATGTAATTGTCTATGATATTCAAGATATTGGTGTTCGATCTTATACCTTCATTAGTACATTAGGGCTAGTAATGGAAGCTGCAGCTGAAAATGGTAAAGAGGTGATTGTTTTAGATCGTCCCAATCCATTAGGTGGTAAAAAAGTGGAAGGTAATATTGTAATGGAAGGATACTTCTCTTTTGTGAGTCAATTTCCAATTCCTTACATCTATGGACTTACCGTTGGAGAATTGGCCTACATGATGAATCATGAAGGATGGCTCAAAGGAGGTAAAAAATGTAAACTCAAAGTCATTCCAATGAAAGGTTGGAAACGTTCTATGAGATTCCAAGATACTGGTCGTGCTTGGGTACCGTCTTCTCCTCATATTCCAAATGTTCAAACGGCCGAACTTTACCCTGCCACAGGTATAATTGGAGAACTTGAAGCTAGTTTTATCGGAATCGGTTACACCCTTCCTTTTGGTGTATTTGCCTCTGAATGGATCAATGGATTGAAATATGCAGAAGCTTTAAATGCTTTACATCTTGATGGTGTACATTTTAGACAAATAACGTTTACCCCTTATTATAAAGACAAAAAAGGCAAGAAGCTTTATGGTGTTCAGGTATATATTACCGATTATGATAAAGTGAGATTATCTGAAATTCAATTTCATGCCTTAGCCGTATTGAAAGACCTCTATCCGGATAAAGATCTATTTGCTGGTAAAGAAAATCGATTCAATATGTTTGATAAAGTTTGTGGAACCGACCTTATCCGCACTAATTTCACTAAAAACTATCTTTTTGATGATGTAAAACCCTATTGGAGAAAAGATGAAGAGGCTTTTAGGAAGAAGTCGGCGGTGTATATGATGTATAGGTAG
- the pth gene encoding aminoacyl-tRNA hydrolase: protein MKYLIVGLGNIGPEYEKTRHNIGFMVADAIAKKHDAKFEMDRLAYVADFKHKGRSITVIKPTTFMNLSGKAVKYWANQLKIQKENILVIVDDLALPYTTLRMRGKGGAAGHNGLKDIEAQLQSAAYPRLRFGIGDNYSKGKQIDFVLGEFTEDEKIDLDTLIDTSVQMCESFCSIGLSRTMNQFNK, encoded by the coding sequence ATGAAATATTTAATCGTCGGTTTAGGCAATATCGGTCCAGAATACGAAAAAACGCGTCATAATATTGGCTTTATGGTGGCAGATGCTATCGCAAAAAAACATGATGCTAAATTCGAGATGGATCGCTTGGCTTATGTGGCAGATTTTAAACATAAAGGAAGAAGCATTACTGTAATTAAACCAACCACTTTTATGAACCTTAGTGGTAAAGCAGTAAAGTATTGGGCAAATCAATTGAAAATCCAAAAGGAAAATATTTTGGTTATTGTTGATGACTTAGCCCTTCCTTACACTACCTTAAGAATGAGAGGTAAAGGTGGTGCTGCAGGTCACAATGGCTTAAAAGATATTGAGGCCCAATTACAGTCGGCGGCTTATCCAAGATTACGTTTTGGTATTGGTGATAACTATTCCAAAGGAAAACAAATCGATTTTGTTTTGGGAGAATTTACTGAAGACGAAAAAATAGATTTAGATACATTAATCGATACATCTGTTCAAATGTGCGAATCGTTTTGCAGCATAGGTTTATCAAGAACAATGAATCAATTCAATAAATAA
- the nagB gene encoding glucosamine-6-phosphate deaminase, translating into MTTTLLNQQVMTDREFERLETLTFETSAKASIVIANEIADLIRDKASKGENAVLGLATGSSPLKVYDELIRLHKEEGLSFKNVITFNLDEYYPMQPDSIHSYVRFMKENLFDHVDIEEKNIHIPDGTLAMKDVYAFCQDYEAKIAAAGGLDIQILGIGRTGHIGFNEPGSTENSRTRMVTLAAVTRIDAAPSFGGLDNVPKRAITMGVKPIMQAGRIIMMAWGSGKAPIVQKMVEGDISMQVPATFLQKHDNVSVFLDEGATESLTRVTNPWLVREVEWTQAMMKKAIVWLAYKTGKPVLKLTNKDYIENGLDSLLSTKGAAYDLNIEVFNLLQHTITGWPGGKPSADDTQRPERAEPAKKRVIIFSPHPDDDVISMGGTFQRLVDQGHEVHVAYQTSGNIAVSDDDARRYATFSKSLMAKFGFDTAESNSKFKEITGFLDAKEEGDIDSLAVRQLKGQIRRDESIAACRYTGVPESKVHFLDLPFYETGKVRKNPVGPADIEIIKNLISDIKPHQIYAAGDLADPHGTHRVCLDAIFAALEELKNEDYMKDCWCWLYRGAWHEWPIDEIEMAVPMSPEQVMIKRKAIFFHESQKDGVVFQGTDDREFWQRAEERNSDTAKLYNQLGLAEYEAMEAFVRYHFI; encoded by the coding sequence ATGACCACTACATTGTTAAACCAACAGGTGATGACAGACAGAGAGTTCGAGCGTTTAGAAACGCTTACTTTCGAAACAAGTGCGAAAGCATCTATCGTTATCGCTAATGAAATCGCTGACCTTATTCGCGACAAAGCTTCTAAAGGTGAAAACGCTGTTTTAGGTTTAGCTACAGGTTCTTCTCCTCTTAAAGTATATGACGAACTTATTCGTCTTCATAAAGAAGAAGGCTTGTCGTTCAAAAATGTGATCACTTTCAACTTGGATGAGTACTATCCAATGCAACCTGATTCGATTCATTCTTATGTTCGTTTCATGAAAGAGAACCTTTTTGATCATGTAGATATCGAAGAGAAAAACATCCATATTCCTGACGGTACTTTGGCAATGAAAGACGTTTACGCTTTCTGTCAAGATTACGAAGCTAAAATTGCTGCTGCAGGTGGTTTGGATATCCAAATCTTAGGTATTGGTCGTACAGGTCATATCGGATTTAACGAGCCGGGTTCTACAGAAAATAGCCGTACTCGTATGGTGACACTTGCTGCAGTAACTCGTATCGATGCTGCTCCATCTTTCGGTGGTTTGGACAACGTTCCAAAACGTGCGATCACAATGGGTGTGAAGCCAATCATGCAAGCAGGTCGTATTATCATGATGGCTTGGGGTTCTGGTAAAGCACCAATCGTTCAAAAAATGGTAGAAGGCGACATCTCTATGCAAGTCCCTGCCACTTTCCTTCAAAAACACGATAATGTATCAGTATTCCTAGATGAGGGTGCTACTGAATCATTAACTCGTGTGACTAACCCTTGGTTAGTTCGTGAAGTAGAATGGACACAAGCCATGATGAAAAAAGCCATCGTTTGGTTAGCATACAAAACAGGTAAGCCTGTATTGAAACTAACAAACAAAGATTACATCGAAAATGGTTTAGATAGCTTGTTATCAACTAAAGGTGCTGCTTACGATTTGAACATCGAAGTATTCAACCTTTTACAACATACAATTACTGGATGGCCAGGTGGGAAGCCTTCAGCAGACGACACACAACGTCCTGAAAGAGCAGAACCAGCTAAGAAACGTGTAATTATCTTCTCTCCTCACCCAGACGACGATGTGATCTCTATGGGTGGTACTTTCCAACGTTTAGTGGATCAAGGACATGAAGTACACGTTGCTTACCAAACATCTGGTAACATTGCCGTTTCTGATGATGATGCTCGTAGATATGCGACTTTCTCAAAATCATTGATGGCGAAATTTGGATTCGATACAGCAGAATCAAATTCTAAGTTCAAAGAAATTACAGGTTTCCTTGATGCTAAAGAAGAAGGTGATATCGACTCATTGGCTGTTCGTCAGTTAAAAGGTCAGATCCGTAGAGACGAGTCAATTGCTGCTTGTCGCTACACTGGAGTTCCTGAATCAAAAGTTCACTTCCTAGATCTTCCTTTCTACGAAACAGGTAAAGTTCGTAAGAATCCAGTAGGTCCTGCAGATATCGAAATCATCAAAAACTTGATCTCAGACATCAAGCCTCACCAAATCTATGCAGCAGGTGACTTAGCCGATCCACACGGTACTCACCGCGTTTGTTTAGATGCCATCTTTGCTGCTCTTGAAGAGTTGAAAAACGAAGATTACATGAAAGATTGCTGGTGTTGGTTATACAGAGGTGCGTGGCACGAGTGGCCAATCGACGAAATCGAAATGGCTGTACCAATGTCACCAGAGCAAGTGATGATCAAACGTAAAGCAATTTTCTTCCACGAGTCTCAAAAAGACGGAGTGGTATTCCAAGGTACAGACGACCGTGAATTCTGGCAACGTGCAGAAGAGCGTAACTCTGATACAGCCAAGCTTTACAACCAACTTGGACTAGCAGAATATGAAGCAATGGAAGCGTTCGTTCGCTACCACTTCATCTAA
- a CDS encoding alpha/beta fold hydrolase: MNLFYRELGEKGNTPLIILHGLFGQCDNWMTLGKKFAEKFHVFLVDQRNHGQSPQSDEFSYEILAQDLKDFIDQHELIKPVLLGHSMGGKTVMQFAANFPEVPSRMVVVDIAPRHYPVHHQTILEGLNAMPIDTLKSRGEADKILAEYIPNLGERSFLLKNIYRKKEGGFAWRMNLPVLTEKIEEVGKALDSKYLIEVPTLFIGGTDSNYIQSFDMSEIDEKFASVQIEMIADAGHWVHAQKPQELLEAVLNFIL; the protein is encoded by the coding sequence ATGAATTTGTTTTATAGAGAACTAGGAGAAAAAGGAAATACACCACTGATTATACTTCATGGTTTGTTCGGACAATGTGATAACTGGATGACATTAGGGAAGAAATTTGCGGAAAAGTTTCATGTATTTTTAGTCGATCAAAGAAATCATGGTCAGTCTCCTCAAAGCGATGAATTTTCCTATGAAATTTTAGCTCAAGACCTTAAAGATTTTATTGATCAGCATGAATTAATAAAACCTGTTCTTTTAGGACATTCTATGGGAGGAAAAACAGTGATGCAATTCGCTGCAAACTTTCCAGAAGTGCCGAGTCGTATGGTAGTAGTTGATATTGCTCCAAGACATTACCCGGTGCATCATCAAACCATCTTAGAGGGATTAAATGCCATGCCAATAGATACTTTAAAATCTAGAGGTGAAGCAGATAAAATTTTAGCCGAATACATTCCGAATTTAGGTGAAAGATCATTTTTACTTAAAAATATCTATAGAAAGAAAGAAGGTGGTTTTGCTTGGAGAATGAATTTACCTGTTTTAACTGAAAAGATCGAAGAAGTAGGTAAAGCATTGGATAGTAAATACCTTATTGAAGTACCTACCTTATTTATAGGAGGAACGGACTCTAATTATATTCAATCTTTTGATATGTCAGAAATAGATGAAAAATTTGCTTCCGTACAAATAGAAATGATTGCTGATGCCGGACATTGGGTACATGCACAGAAGCCTCAGGAACTATTAGAGGCTGTTTTGAATTTTATATTATAA
- a CDS encoding hemolysin family protein produces the protein MNENIIYIGLCLLFSAFFSATEIAFVSANRLHIEVQRKKLSLAGRLINKFFENKSTFITTILIGNTTALVMYGIFVSKVLDPILQNFYMTQFPSMDPGTVEVTVLITQTILSTVVVLITAEFLPKSLTMINPDVFLNIASPPMNVIYTLLYPITWCVEKLSQFTIKNIFGFHSQEEQNSFNLTDLSQYIRDIEVASLDQEDSEGDAIDKTYLENALEFKDVRVRDVMIPRKEIVAIDIEEDIEELKKLFIESGHSKIPVYKEDLDDIVGYCHARQLFKKPETIQEILHEIPTRPETAAADEVMTFMMEEKKSLVSVIDEYGGTAGIVTLEDITEEIVGEIEDEHDEEELPFFQENEYTYLLTARHEIDWLNEKKDWEIEEGEYDTLGGFILHHYRNIPVVDEEIDIEDLKFHIVTMDGARIDMVRLIFPHQEEEEEENNNEITE, from the coding sequence ATGAACGAAAACATCATTTACATAGGACTTTGTCTACTTTTTTCCGCCTTCTTTTCGGCGACGGAAATCGCATTTGTTTCTGCGAATCGTCTTCATATAGAGGTACAAAGAAAAAAGCTTTCTTTGGCAGGTCGTCTTATCAATAAATTTTTCGAAAATAAATCGACTTTTATTACCACAATATTAATCGGAAACACCACTGCTTTAGTGATGTATGGTATTTTTGTATCGAAAGTTTTAGACCCAATTTTACAAAACTTTTATATGACTCAATTTCCATCCATGGATCCTGGGACTGTAGAAGTCACTGTTTTAATTACACAAACTATTTTATCTACAGTTGTCGTTTTAATAACAGCGGAATTTCTACCCAAAAGTTTAACGATGATCAACCCCGATGTTTTCCTAAATATTGCATCGCCTCCAATGAATGTTATCTACACACTCTTATATCCAATTACTTGGTGCGTAGAAAAATTATCACAGTTTACTATCAAAAATATATTTGGTTTCCATTCTCAAGAAGAACAAAATTCATTCAACCTCACCGATCTGAGTCAATATATTAGAGATATAGAAGTAGCATCACTTGATCAAGAAGATTCAGAAGGAGATGCTATTGATAAAACCTACTTGGAAAACGCATTAGAATTTAAAGATGTCCGTGTGAGAGATGTTATGATTCCAAGAAAAGAAATCGTTGCTATCGATATTGAAGAAGATATTGAAGAACTGAAGAAACTCTTTATAGAAAGCGGACATTCCAAAATTCCTGTTTATAAAGAAGACCTTGATGATATTGTAGGTTACTGTCACGCTCGACAGTTATTTAAAAAGCCTGAAACTATACAAGAAATTCTCCATGAAATCCCTACTCGTCCTGAAACTGCAGCAGCAGATGAAGTGATGACATTTATGATGGAAGAAAAGAAAAGTTTAGTGTCTGTTATCGATGAATATGGAGGAACTGCGGGCATTGTTACTTTAGAAGATATTACTGAAGAAATTGTAGGTGAAATCGAAGATGAACACGATGAAGAGGAACTTCCTTTCTTTCAAGAAAATGAATATACTTATCTTCTAACTGCTCGACATGAAATTGATTGGCTCAACGAAAAGAAAGATTGGGAAATAGAAGAAGGAGAATATGATACCCTTGGAGGTTTTATTTTACATCATTATAGAAACATACCTGTAGTTGATGAAGAAATCGATATTGAGGACCTAAAATTCCATATTGTTACCATGGATGGGGCTAGAATTGACATGGTTAGACTAATTTTCCCTCATCAAGAAGAGGAAGAAGAAGAAAATAACAACGAAATAACGGAGTAA
- a CDS encoding SPFH domain-containing protein → MTDKLLKGFSGYFMIILQTILFGVAGYVLSLPNLGAVSMLILFVDLVLLRGYFTVANGEAALINLLGKYKGTINVAGFYWSHPFRKIIKTSLKDNVQHIGPWESFAKDGVALELNVECRWQIKDAAKVHFGMSDVQETVNSITKEKAQTLVEMYPFDNANGVSLRLHSNEINSALMTSLKVQLAEFGILLQGVRFNSIRMINRKRSTQDAMVLAKKMVEEVHEIEQLSDHQKSDMQLQLLSILMTE, encoded by the coding sequence ATGACAGACAAATTATTAAAAGGATTCTCGGGGTATTTTATGATCATCCTACAGACAATTCTATTTGGAGTTGCCGGATATGTGTTATCATTACCCAACCTTGGTGCAGTGAGTATGCTTATTCTCTTTGTAGACCTTGTCTTGTTAAGAGGTTACTTTACTGTGGCTAATGGAGAGGCTGCCTTAATTAATTTATTAGGAAAATATAAAGGTACCATCAATGTTGCTGGTTTTTATTGGTCTCATCCATTTAGAAAGATCATTAAGACGAGCCTCAAAGATAACGTACAACATATTGGGCCATGGGAATCTTTTGCTAAAGATGGTGTTGCTTTAGAACTTAACGTGGAATGTCGTTGGCAAATCAAAGATGCGGCTAAGGTACACTTTGGAATGTCTGATGTTCAAGAAACAGTCAATTCCATCACAAAAGAAAAAGCCCAAACTTTAGTAGAGATGTATCCGTTTGATAATGCTAATGGCGTTTCTTTACGATTACACTCTAATGAAATTAACAGTGCTTTGATGACTTCATTAAAAGTACAATTAGCCGAGTTCGGTATTTTACTTCAAGGCGTACGCTTTAATAGTATCAGAATGATCAATAGAAAAAGATCTACTCAGGATGCTATGGTTTTAGCTAAAAAAATGGTCGAAGAAGTACATGAGATCGAACAATTATCCGATCATCAAAAATCGGATATGCAATTGCAATTGTTGTCTATTTTGATGACAGAATAA